A region of the Antedon mediterranea chromosome 4, ecAntMedi1.1, whole genome shotgun sequence genome:
GACTAAAAGGGTTAGAAGATTCTTTCCAAAACGAACCCGAAGCTGTCACACTAATGCCTGCGGcagtacatttcatttcaatcCTGGTCACCATTGTCGACTTTGTAAAAACATCGTCTGTGATGAATGTTTTATGCATGTTCCGGAAAGAATAGTAggtatgtttttcttttaaattagaCTTAAAACAAAAGTATTATGTTGACCAAGCCGAAATCCAATCAAATATATAAAGACAGAATTTtctaaaacataatttttagcattaattaaaatatatatacagtatatcttattgaattcctgtattgttttgttGTGACAATTTGTCTTCAGTAATTACGCCAGGTATAGTCTTCTAGGATCGTTCAtatccattacaaagtgtcatttttaATAGCAAAACCATGTGTGTGTATTACTTATTGTTTAAATGACTGATTGTAATGTATTGTATGCATTtcattttttgtctttaaatacAGATACACTGCACAGACAAAAGGGCCAAGGAAATTTAAACAATAAGAACATCAAGGTGTGTCAGGCTTGTAATGAACGAGTCAAAGAAGAATGGCTGCTGTACAGCATAGACATACCAGATGGAGTTAGCATACAGGTAATACAATGCTCAGTAATTAACCGTATGATTAAACAAAGTGGCGATAGACAAAATTgcgtttttattttattgggtGTAGAATCATAATAAACCGTTGAGGGCGCTAATGTATATGTATGCACAGAGCATTCTCGATATTTAGGTTGTAAAGCTAACAgtagttaaatttaaaattaattaaaacaaggccatacacATGGCTGCcatcgcgtgctcaaatttaagttagtgtttaccgaccgaccaaccgaccgacacggtgagctgtagagtcgcgttgggGCACTAATAAGggtcaaattatatttatgttgtaaagctaataattaaattgagattaatttaaaattattttgttaatagcGAGTCCATTTTTTTCTTGAATTGATGCAATACAAAATTTACGGGTGTCAAGAAAACTCAGCGTCGAACACCGGTGGAAGGACTACTACTATTCCATCTTATCTTGATTAGTAGTCGCTTCCCCTAACCACACGCCCTGCCAGCGCGTCAGTATATGGCAAAAAACCCACATAACAAATATGGAGAAAGGTTATAAAGGAGGTAGTAGAGCCCATGGCCATAACGGGCGCAACATTAGTTGCAATTCGACCAGTAAAAGCATTGAAGGGGCTTCTTCTTCGTATGATGTTTTGCAGTCAAATCCTTCGGGAAGCTGTGAAATTGATGAATGTAATAAATCTGGTCACAACGGGAAAACTGAAATCAATATATGCACTTTGATGTCAGAACTTTGAGAAACGAGGAAAATATCGAAAGCCTAATAGAAGAACTAGATGGATTCAAATGGGATGTCATTGGACTAGCAGAAACCAAGATGCATGGTGAAGGATTAACTGAACTTGAGGAAGGTGTATGGCTTTACAACAGGGGCAAAACAGAGCAGGACAAAAATGCAAAAGGAATTGGATTCCTGATTCATACGAAATTTAAGGACTATGTCAAAGAAGTAAAAAGTGTCTCTAATAGGGTAGCTTACATGATAGTACAACTGACAGGAAATACTGAAATGTGCATCATACAAGTTTATGCTCCCACAAGTGATTATGATGATGCAGTGGTAGAGGAATTGTATGAAGACATCAACAAGATCATGATAGGTTTTTCAAGTACATATACAATACTAATGGGTGACTTCAATGCTAAAATTGGACAAAGAGACGAAGGGGAAGAAAACATAATGGGAACATTTGGATTAGGAGAAAGGAACAAGAGAGGAGTTAGAATGGTAGAATTTGCAATGGAACACAACCTAAATGTGGCAaatacttatttaaaaaaacacaagacTAGGTACTGGATTTGGGAGAGTCCCAACGGAAAACACAAAAACCAGATTGACTACATACTAAGCAACCAGCGTGGAATAATTCAGAATTGTGAAGTAATAACCAGTGTAGATATTGCAAGTGACCATAGAATGGTCAGGGCAACTCTCAAAATCAACAAAAGACTAGCCAGGCTGAAGTTCATCCAAAATAAAAAGAAGAGAAGAATTAACATCATGAAGTTGAAAGAGAATAGAGAGGAATTTCAACTGAAAATAAACAACCGCTTTGCCGGTTTGGAGTTGGAAGAGTTGTATATTGATGAGCAATGTAATATGGTGACAATCATTATCTTAGAAGAAGCCAGAGCTGTAGCTCCAGCGGAAAAAATAAAGGTCCAAAGATCGGAGGAGGATAAAGAAATAGAGGAATTAGATCAAAGAAGGAAAGAACTTAGATTAAAAGAAACAATGTCTGTACATGAAAAAGTGGAATATGCTGAAGTAGTGAAAACAGTGAAGGAAGACGAAGCGCAGACAAAGAAAGAGGCGGAGAACTGCTAAACTTATCTTAGAATCATTGGGAAGAGGAAGGGGGCCAAAGACAATACAAAAGAAGCAATGCAAAAAATCCAGAATGAGTAAACTAAAGAAAAAAGAAGGAACTGAAACTTCAAAGAGATCTGAAATTCTGAACTGCTAGATATTTGGGCAGATTTCTACCAAGATCTCTACAAATCATCAACCCAACAGTCTGGACAAATAAACATTTCATCAAGAAATACAGCTGTACCACCGATACTGAAAAAAGAAGTGGAGAAAGCATTAAAGAGCATGAAGGATAACAAAGCACCGGGAAACGATGAACTTACAAGCGGCATCATCAAGCAAGGAGGAGAGGAGATAATCCAACAGCTAATAAAACTTTCCAACCAAATCTTAGTGCTACATAAGATACCAAGAGAGCATGGAAAGAAACAAAGATCATTCTTTTGTTTAAGGGAACAAAGCAGATGTCAAAAACTACCGTCCCATTAGCCTCTTGTCTCATCTgtacaaaatcttcaaaataatCCATAACAGAATCAAAGATGTATTAGACAACAACCAACTAGATAGCAAGCAGGTTTCAGAGCAGGGTACTCGACAAAAGATCATCTACAAGCAATAAACCAGCTAATTGAAAAGGCAAGTGAATACCAACTAAAACTCTGTCTTGGCTTTGTGTATTACCAAAAGGCATTTGATTCTATTGAACATTTGGATATGTTTGAAGCGCTccgaaaaataaatgttgacgaAGGTTATGTCAGAATCATAGAAGATATCTACACTGATGCAATAGCCAGAATccattgataatgatatatcaAGAGAGGTTCATATACAGAGAGGGGTACGGCAAGGTGATACTCTGTTCCCAAAGATATTCACAGCAACCATCGAAGAAGTATTCAAAAAGGCTCAGCTTAATGGAGGAATAACTATTGATGGAGAAATGCTTACAGACCTCCGTTTTGCTGATGACGTGGCCTTGATTTCAACATCAGTTGCAGATATGAAAAATCAGCTCTCAAGTCTGAATAAGGAGAGTAAATCAATAGGACTAACTTTGACACACAGGAAGACATTGAAATAGAGGGCCGGAAACTAGAGAAAGTGaaagaatataaatatctaGGGCCGGAAACTAGAGAAAGTGaaagaatataaatatctaGGACAAACACTGAAAATGGAAGACACCACGAAGGAGGAAGTTCTGTTAAGAATAAAAGCAGGATGGATGAATTTTGGTAGACACAAACACATGCTGACCGACAAAAATATACCAATGTCACTgagaaagaaattatttaaccATTGTGTGCTATCAACTATGACATATGGTTCAGAGACATGGGCAATAACAAAGGAACTGAAAGTTACAACTACTCACAGAGGGATGGAAAGAAAGATGATGAACTTATCGCTTCCAGACAGGGTAAATCATACAATCATCAGAAAAAAGAGAATGGAGAAAGTAAGACAGTAAAAATGGAGATGGGCTGGGTACGTGGCAAGATTTCAAGATAATAGATGGACATACAGATTAACAGAATGGCAACCAATGGTAAGAAAGAGGAAAAGAGGAAGACAGAaaatatagatagatagatagatagatagatagatagatagataaatagatagatagatagaaaaCTCGGATAtcaatatctgacttttctagttccagcggaactagaaaactcagattaTCAAATGATTGGTTGGTAGGTCatttggatcattccattattaatcagaaggtaggtcatttgaaatactagagtattattaaaactgattacaGTGtagtctagaaaactcagatatatctgagatctgagttgtctagatctgagttttctagacatcCAAAATGTATTGTACTTCTTATATGAAGTTTATGTAAGCAAGTAGTAATTTGAAAGCTATACcgaaaatacttttattttccCAGAAACTTGATGCCTTAAAACAAAAAGCTGAATATCgaatacaaaattacaatactGCTGTTAGAGAAGTAAGGTAAATAAttatacagaataaaaaaaaacccatagaATTGGTGTGTGGAGTAAAGTTGTCATATCCATTAGTGCCAGgccacaatatttattttcgtaCATTAGTatgggacccctcatgaaacgtcacaacacataaatgaatatttattagtcatatccataaggtgtgacaTAAGAATTGAGCTAATTACAATTCGCTAATACAAACGCATTTTGTCGAGCCGTCTGTGAAAGTCAAGTGGATTAGACgatggactttacatgtcgatgtatggggttcgaaccccatgtgcaccttctttttactttatagcgagagagagattatttagagggttaggtgtagttatatttaggaagtagttcgaCTATCTTTCACATAAAGGGTTCCCGACTATCTTTCACATAAAGGGTTCCCAACTTAAGTACGAAAACAAATCGCTGCCAGGCCTATACTCATTGTAAATATGGaagtaaattaaaatagaaACACATTATATAATACAACGAGGAAGATGTATGGCTCTCTATAAATTACTAAATACAGAGAGTAGAGCTTTGATGATATTTCTGTATACACGTGGCAAGGTCAGGTTTACGGATatgacaaatttattttaagacttttgtttattttttaatttaaaggttaaacattgataataatcatgtaaattaataatattttggtaCTTTTATACGAATTTTAACAACCCACAATTAAACGACGATACTTAATATCTTTTCAGAGAAAGAACGAGGCTCTATCAGAAAAAACGCTTACATCAAATGCGCGACCGTATTGATTCCATTCTCGACGAATATGATGAAACTTTGTAAGTTAGTATACTTGCTACAATAGATACATTATGCGAAATAAATAGAGCAATACAGGCGTGTGCTTTCGGTCCATATTGAAGGTAAAGAGATTTTAATAAGAATTTGTGACGTCACCAATATATCGAATTTTCTGAAAATcaatatgtaaatataaatactgtataaccaTTATACCTAACGCCCAAACGCTATAATTGGCAACACCATTTTGTATTACCGCAGAGCATGCGATGGATACACAGTAACCGTTAAACCTTGTTTCAGAAaagtctttaaaaataaaatcaaagtaaaaaatatcaacaattaGACAAGAATATCATAATGTAGATAATAAGGATATGTAATAAACACAGTGTATCTTTCCCAACATATGAGTAAAACACAGCTCTAAAAACTTTCCAAAATGAGAGGACACTCGATTCTTTAGCGCTCAGTATAGATAGGGTCTAACTGAAAAGTTCAATCCATTCGcatttattcagcaatataaaatatttacattacaggGATTTTATAGAGACAAGTAATTGTCTGTAGTCGTAAGACCCTTtagaacaaaacaaatattatcaCAAAGATAGTCATCTATATCAAATAAGCCAATCAATATGGCTGCATCAAATCGACCAATCAGATAGCCTGGAGCAATTACAATTCGCAAAATAGTtagtttcatgaaaaaaaatcttaaaataTATGTTCTGATTTACATATTTGATatagtaaatattttttaaaaaagacGGCGGCCATTTTCCCTGTCATGTTCGTATCACCTCACTCTCGCCTAATTTACTCTCTAGTAGAATCTATTTATTTCAGACATATCCTTGTTCAAGAAGGCGGTAGAAATTTCGAAGAGTACAGAACCGATTTAGATCGACTGAAAGGCGATGTCTCCGATGGTCTTACTTCACGAGAAAAATGTGTAATAGGCGTATGCCGTTGTTTTTactgttgctgttgttgttgttgcagtTCTACGGAGTACGATTATAGGGACGACACCACATACGCTACAAACGTTTGATAGTTTCATACACGGACAGAATCAAAATTTAAAGTTTGgtgaatttaattaattaattaattaatctaaaatgtttaataatcataaaaatcaatgctacgttaaagatgtattgtccctttgactaattccaaaaaaataaaaaataaaagatttcaagGTGgttcattttgaagtatcataatagttattaactatcaccaaacatttttcgagaaaaaaaaaatttaactgaaatacagacgtttttttgttaaaaaaataactttgacttccagtcaaagttttcaatcaaacatatcccataatgaaacgcgcttgtttggctactctgtatgcataatcataaaacttcttcatgatctgtgtgaaaataccttcttaaccgtgacaagttgtaaacaatcctaatttagcacatgcataatgcgtactcatggtttgaaatctttgtttactttcgctcgtgacgattttccagatgaaatgtaatcaaactaatttacctgttaattacgtaaacttgttgttttggcTTAAATttttgacttaaagtgaataactttaatattactttgatatggccactttaaatttagaatattttgaccttcattttttgtgtttccagggacaatacatctttaatacaaatttatgtaTCATACATAACTATACGGTATCGTAAATACTGTACCATCAACGTCGTTGAATGATTGtttaaaagatgtttaaattgaCAGGCACGTATCGAACCTCCCATATGGCATATATTGTTTGTTCGTCCAATTTATGTTTCCCTTTATATTGTTCCTTTaacattgcaatttttaaacatttttatgcatatatacatttgtatttatttgtttattccaTTCCAACAGCGAATCATCGTCGGGCTGGTTAAAATCTTAATATCAAACTacttaagataaaaaatatacttctttaaagatgtattgtcccttagactaattccaaaaacattttttacaaaatatttcaaaaaaaaGTGGGTTATTTTGAactatcataatagttattaacttccACCAAAACTTAgtcaaaaaaaattattcaactGAAATACAGaggtttttttgttcaaaaaataaatttgacttccagtcaaagttttcgatcaaaacatatctcataatgcaacgcgcttgtttggctactctgtatgcaaaatcataaaacttcctggcgatctgtgtgaaaacaccttctcaaccatgacgagttgtaaacaatcctgaTTAGCATCATGAATAATGCATACTCGttgtttgaaatctttgtttactttcgctcgcgacgattttccagacgaaatgcaatcaaataaatttacctgtttttacgtaaacttgttttttttggctcaaattttcgacttagtgaataactttaatattactttgatatggccaatttaaatttagaatattttgaccttcattttttgtgttttaagggacaatacatctttaaaatagaCGGAAATACAAGATGACTTCGAACATAGAAAAATGATTACGGGTTAACTAAGTGATGTAAAATAATAGAACGGAAAGAAGTGATGccattattaaaacaatatcgATATTGGTGTTATATTCTATTTTTCTCTTAATCACGTGTTTTATTTCCATATTCTTAAAGGGTGCAAAAGTAACCTTTAAAACTGAAGATAATATGGCCGAAAAATCATTTGATTAACTACAATAATATTCGACATTAACGTTGGTTATTTATAACTATGATTATGATGGTAACGTTACACAACTTATGCCTACGTGTTTATAACCGATACTGATAGTTTGGCCTATGGAAGTCAAATTGCCTTAATAATATTCAAACTGTATATATAGAAAGTATGTTAAAGGTAACATACTAATACATTTAGTTTCCTATAACTGCCGTTTCTACTAACCATTACATCACCATGAAGTTATGGAGGCCAACGTGGAGAGGGCACGTGACGTGAAGAGGGCACGTGACGTGGAGAGGGCACGTGACGTGGAGAGGGCACGTGACGCGGAGAAAGCACGTGACGTGGAGACGACACGTGACATAAACGAGTATTTTCAACATAcacaaatttccattttgtttacgAGTTTTGTCTCTTCAAAGAACCCCATTAAAGAAAGTTTAATTTATGTTGTAatcgaaaataaataaaaccggATCAAGTGTCTAAGTGTCTGTCAaacttgaaaaataaaataagtaaatcaGCTTAAGTTTTTCACTGACTTTTGTTagaagatatattgtccccttaaaaaataattctgtATTATTtggttgaataataataataataatagttatgtttattaaaattatttacccGAAGAAACGAATTTAGAAGATTTCAATCAAATATTGGCAGCCAATAgggttttgattgaatttaaccatttattttgtcattttataagtgaaaacattattttttttccagtattttttctacagaatcgattaactttattaaaactacaaaataaactattcaaagtctgatttaactaatcttcatttttcatgtttttggaggacaatacatatttaagtcCATTTTTAGAAAAACTTAAGCAAATATgctaatgtatttttatttagtacAATCATTGTACTGACCTCTTTGTTTTCAAGTTTTTATAGCCGAGGAGAATGTAGGCGTCGCACATCCAAATCATGGAGTTTTTTTCACAGTGTAGAAGCAACTAATTTTACAACTCAGCCTACCtagaaaatagaaaataaacatataaataaaccagtatgaaaaacaaatttgacatTGACTTACACAATTATTTTGAGAAATAAACAAGGTAGTTGTTTACTTTCGAAAAGGTAATTAATACTATACATTAATGAACACATCATCATATGATGTTATTATTAGCATGTGGGAAATACCTATGTTACCGGTATAGTCTATAAAGTGTGCAGcaatttcatattcattttaaaaaaacacgGTGAGTTACATTGGTTGTATTGTGGCTTAATAGTTCTCTGAATCTGGTAGCTACTGTATAAACGCCATCATATAGGCTATCAAATACAGGTTATAATTACACTGGTGATGCCTAAcatgttttaatattgtttttattgcgGTACAGTATTTTCTATTAAGATTGTAGCTGCATGTTGCAATgtatacttaataataataatactattgttattaggcctatagactTGATCCGTGGAGGCGTCTGGCGTTCTTTGACTTACACACGGAACTTTCTTGATGAAGAAGGAAGGATCGGATGTTTGGGTATGTAATTATTGCAGtgtaataaaatgtacatacacGGATAACCTATAGCGTTTGTACGAAAACATACTCCTGTCACATGGTACGTCAAAATGTCGACATACTTTCAGTTAATATTTCAACTCATGTGGCAGAATTAGGCTTTCGTACATTGGTCAAACTGACGAATACAAGTCTTATAGTTAATATAATGATTAATGAAGGTCAGAATTGAGACATAAATACCGTTTGATTCTAatgctctgcctacactatcaaactagtttgacaaaacaagtgtgatgtgcccaaatatggtagtgatatgcttaaatatggtagtgatcatcacatcacattttgttgtcacataaagtttgatagtgtagacagggatTTAGAAATCTACCgttgttattattaatgtgggaaatgtattatatttcataatttaggAAGTAAATCCATTTGAAACGATGGCGTCTCCTCATTTACAACCTAATCATCATCACAACTTAGACAAGTTATTACAAATCATGGAAGCACAGCCAAAAGCAAAAAGtaagtttattaaatattaccaaTGTATTTAGATTCATGGCATCTGATTGGGGAATTGTACTTCTAATGCCAAAACACTAATAAATTGGACGTTTTCCACAAGATCTAGGTCTAATTAATCCTCGCCTTTCATGTGTAAAATGGAAAATCTGAAAAGGTCACTCTTAGACCTAAATATCGTACTGAAACAAAATGCCAATTTAGTAGTCGTCTTTGATCGTGGGAGACGATTTTATAAGTCTAATAAATGATGCAaatatctacaaaaaaaaacactacacattcaattcaaaggaaaaaaaacataaacaaactaCAAAATATTGGCTGGATTGGTTAATTAACATGGCTAACTTTTTCAATTATCTAGAAAACAAAGGATGTGGTCGCTTTGGATTCATCGAAAAGCGACAGCTTCGCTGTCACACTAATACCTGTAAGAGAAGACTGTGTTTACGTTCCAGCAATCATTGCCGGCTTTGCGAAAACCACTTCTGCAACAAGCACTCTATGCATGTATCTCAAGAAACAATTATATGTAAGTAGGCTTAGACTGTTATATATACGCCAAGAAGAAGTAAGCATACGTACGCCTTAGTGTTGTTTTCAGTTATTGAGACTTTCACGTTCTGTATAAATTTAAAGGGTTAACTCCGGGTTTAaactttgttatattttacaaccACATTGTTAAACCACACTTATTTTCCGAAAGCAGAACGAACTTTTTTAAATAGCATAGGCCTTACAATACGAAAAAGTCATGAGCACTACTTTTTTAATGCCCTTGTTCACAAGCTTGTTCTGCACATTACgtcattatattaattaatcaagCATAACGGAGAACAACTAGCGCcatcattatatttatatttggccTCTGTATTGTGTACTAATGTTAATAGATGTTTTAATttctgtttattaattaattcttttatCATATTGTTGATGTTCTCTACTTAGCACTGAAAGTGTCATTCAGTGTCAGTATATACGTTTGGTTAGTATAGTTAGTTTGGTTAtttattgtataggcctacattacttaattattattgttctttTACTTAGTTCCCCTGCAAAATTACCTAGGCAAGATGGAGTTAAAAAACAAGAACATTAAGGTGTGTCTAGCTTGTAACATCCGAGTGAAAAATGAGTGGCAGACATACCAAAGAGAAAGACgaaatgaatttaaaatacaGGCACAACCAGACAATGAAATAGAAGAAAGAGGCGCACTGAGACGCTGTTTTTCTCGTCTTTACCGATGTTGTAATTCTACGACggataatgaaaataaaactacGGATAACAATCCGTATTCTATAAATGCCTAATTGTTTCATGTAGGGACGGCGCGGATTTCAACACTGACAGTGTCCATGCGAAATTGCATTAAATGGAAATGAAGAATAGGACTTTCAAAGTAGTGTTAGTGTGCTTCCTAAAGAGCATATTGGTTAGAAAccgaaaatacaaaaaaaaaaacaaacagtatttcaattatatttataacaaaaaactACAACAAATTTATGAAAAATTAATACCAATCGtgttctaagcactttcgtggaGGGAAGGTAAAGCAGATTGCATTTTTACGAAATGAATTTGAATTGAAGAATTTGGCTCTCAAAGTAGTATAGTGTGCTTCCTAAAGAGAATATTGGTTAGACACAGAAAAGATaaataaacagtaggcctatctcaatgatatttataacaaaatttaaaaccTCAATGCGATTAcacaaatgttttgtttaaattatgatataaaataagttatttaaATCTAGGCCAATCAATAATGAAGtgattattgataataataataataataattattattattattgattcattaataaatagaaAGGGTTTAGACGGTTTTGCTTGATTATTACATAGAGCTACTATTTTTGTATTGGATATTACGATTGAGGCTGTTGTAGTTAGTGTTAAAGAAGTTCGCTTGTAAAATAACTTATTTTAGTATACTATAGGAGATCATGCTGATAAAtaacttatattattatctgCAACATTTTGTAcccaaatttacaattttataatattctaattgtatttttaaataaaatgagaaTCTTGAATTGGCTATCAAtttttcatataggcctaaccCGATTAAATTATGTGTTGTGAATTTTGGAGAGTTTCTTTACTTTCTTTACATTTCTTTTTCAATTCGGTACTCCTTTACGTAGATATTTATAGGTACCTTAGATTATTGTTTGTGACTTGAATTTCTCTATAACCCATttttcagtaggcctaagtCTGCTGACTttctacatattttttttccgGGAAGTGTTTATTTGTAAGTTGATTTCATGTGACGTTTGTACGACATGTTTTTGATCGGTACAATATTGCCTATGTTTAAAGAAAGTTTAATTAGGCctgtaatgtattattaatttacaggtTGTAGCAATGAACATGAATAAACACAAAAATGCTAATGTTTTTACATATAGATGACGTATCTcacaagttgagggcgctatggcAGGTAAAATAAAAACCTGGTAAAAATAGCCACTGCGTCACCTCTTTTCCAAATACGCCCAAAATCTTTCGTATTTTGCCAACATTTGTATTTCGTTCGGATGCTCACCATTTTTTGACAATTACCCGTAAAACAATAAGATAAAATGGCCGGTCAATCACTAGGGGACACACTCCTATAATTAAGGAGACACCACCTGTGTTTGGTCGGTCCCACACGAAGGTGTCCCCGTAATAGTGGTTCTACTCAttaatcaaaaaaaaaaaaaaaatttaccacTGTATTATTAGTTTTCAGCAGAAACTTAATttgaatgaaatgaatgaatttaactGAGACAATTAGTGTGTTCGTATGCACTACTTAGTCTCTCACAACAGTCAATTTTGTAAGGTTCTTCAACATGGCTGTACCAAATTGAAATGTGTTTCAAAAGGGATTATAGAGACACAATGAATGTGGTAGACAACAAGATCCGtgcaattattaaatataggCTTACATTCTACATTACagaattacagtactgtatttaaatgcACGCATGATACCTTGATTTTTTGTTTCCTATTGTCAAAAGGTAAGAATGGTACTATTCTGGTGTCACTATAAGTTTAATACGTTTCTCGTGATAATATGACGTACTAACTAGCTAAACGTTTCACGCTTCATTGATCAATCAatagtattaaaacattgtaTACAATAAACAAAGGTAGCTATGAAGTGAGAATTCGACGTTtcgatattttattattttcaagaatcatttatcatttaccataacatttatttacatttacattatttacattatttacaaaAGTGTCATCCAATAAACAACAACTGCTGTATAAACCCTCTATCCTATCCCCATCCCCAAATTTAAATcgatacattacagtatatcattactttacacaaatgaatacaaaacaaaatatagtaaaagttttttaaataaaatcaactgatGATAAACACAGCTAATTTCGAAAACTCACTAacccccctcccccacccctTTTCAATTTACCGTACTGaatgtagcaat
Encoded here:
- the LOC140048073 gene encoding uncharacterized protein, which gives rise to MDLEINPFETIGLAPHPHQEPIDCYHNLEKLLTIIETQPERKNWTKRVRRFFPKRTRSCHTNACGSTFHFNPGHHCRLCKNIVCDECFMHVPERIVDTLHRQKGQGNLNNKNIKVCQACNERVKEEWLLYSIDIPDGVSIQKLDALKQKAEYRIQNYNTAVREVR
- the LOC140047959 gene encoding uncharacterized protein; its protein translation is MKKEGSDVWEVNPFETMASPHLQPNHHHNLDKLLQIMEAQPKAKKNKGCGRFGFIEKRQLRCHTNTCKRRLCLRSSNHCRLCENHFCNKHSMHVSQETIIFPLQNYLGKMELKNKNIKVCLACNIRVKNEWQTYQRERRNEFKIQAQPDNEIEERGALRRCFSRLYRCCNSTTDNENKTTDNNPYSINA